The Polynucleobacter sp. TSB-Sco08W16 genome includes a region encoding these proteins:
- the tkt gene encoding transketolase, whose translation MSNLQIRMANAIRALSMDAVQQANSGHPGMPMGMADIAVGLWNEHLKHNPNDPHWIDRDRFVLSNGHGSMLLYSLLHLSGYDLPIEELKNFRQLHSKTPGHPEYGITPGVETTTGPLGQGISNAVGMALAEKLLAEEFNRPGLNIIDHYTYVFLGDGCLMEGISHEVCSLAGTLKLNKLIALWDDNGISIDGKVVSWFNEDTPKRFESYGWNVIRDVDGHDAEAISKAIAKAKKSDKPTLICCKTAIGQGSPNMAGSDKVHGSPLGATEIAATRVALNWPYAPFEVPKDIYAAWDFKKRGQAAEHEWNKEFQKYKNKFPELASELQRRMQGDLSKDFASTLNTYLKTCQSKAETIATRKASQNAIEALAPALPEFMGGSADLTGSNLTNWSACKAVRGDQWGNHINYGVREFGMSAIMNGIALHGGYIPFGGTFLTFSDYSRNAIRMAALMKLRSIFVFTHDSIGLGEDGPTHQSVEHVASLRLIPNLMVWRPCDTTESAVAWGSAVERKNGPSALIFSRQNCPFVSRSSQQIKDIARGGYVLRDPQSGKIDAVIIATGSEIALALQTADRLEKDSAGKIGIRVVSIPSTTVFDQQDAAYKVKVLPANIPRIAVEAGVSDFWWKYGCAAVHGVDTFGESAPAPVLYEYFGLTVDQIAKTVQQCITNK comes from the coding sequence ATGTCAAACCTTCAAATTCGCATGGCCAATGCCATTCGCGCCTTATCCATGGATGCAGTTCAGCAGGCAAATTCAGGTCATCCTGGTATGCCGATGGGGATGGCAGATATTGCAGTTGGATTATGGAATGAACATTTAAAACATAATCCTAATGATCCACATTGGATTGATCGGGATCGTTTTGTTTTATCTAATGGTCACGGTTCTATGTTGCTGTATTCACTCTTGCATCTTTCTGGTTATGACTTACCAATTGAAGAGTTAAAAAATTTCCGTCAACTCCATAGCAAAACTCCAGGACATCCTGAATATGGAATTACACCTGGTGTAGAAACTACCACTGGACCACTCGGTCAGGGCATTTCTAACGCAGTAGGAATGGCGCTTGCAGAAAAATTACTCGCTGAAGAATTTAATCGCCCAGGTCTCAACATCATCGATCACTACACCTATGTATTTTTAGGTGATGGTTGCTTGATGGAGGGCATTAGCCATGAAGTTTGTTCCTTGGCTGGCACATTAAAGTTAAATAAATTAATTGCACTCTGGGATGACAACGGTATCTCTATCGATGGCAAAGTCGTTTCTTGGTTTAATGAAGATACGCCGAAGCGATTTGAATCTTATGGTTGGAATGTTATTCGTGATGTAGATGGTCATGATGCAGAAGCGATTTCTAAGGCAATTGCTAAAGCCAAAAAGAGCGATAAACCAACCCTGATTTGCTGCAAGACTGCAATCGGCCAAGGCTCACCCAATATGGCTGGCAGCGACAAGGTTCACGGTTCCCCACTGGGCGCTACTGAGATTGCTGCAACTCGTGTGGCATTGAACTGGCCATACGCGCCATTTGAAGTCCCAAAAGATATTTATGCTGCTTGGGATTTTAAAAAGCGTGGTCAAGCTGCTGAGCATGAGTGGAATAAAGAGTTTCAGAAATACAAGAATAAATTTCCAGAACTGGCTTCTGAACTACAGCGTCGTATGCAGGGTGATTTATCAAAAGACTTTGCTTCAACCCTAAACACGTATTTAAAAACTTGCCAATCCAAAGCAGAAACCATTGCTACTCGTAAAGCGAGTCAAAATGCAATTGAAGCTTTGGCGCCAGCCTTACCAGAATTTATGGGGGGTTCTGCAGACTTAACCGGTTCTAACCTCACCAATTGGTCAGCATGTAAAGCAGTGCGTGGCGACCAGTGGGGCAACCATATTAATTACGGTGTGCGCGAGTTTGGTATGAGCGCCATCATGAATGGTATTGCCTTGCATGGTGGATACATCCCATTTGGTGGCACCTTTTTAACCTTCTCAGATTACAGTCGTAATGCGATTCGCATGGCGGCATTGATGAAGCTCCGCAGTATTTTTGTCTTCACCCACGACTCTATTGGTCTGGGCGAGGATGGACCAACCCATCAATCAGTTGAGCACGTTGCCAGCTTGCGCTTGATCCCCAATCTGATGGTCTGGCGTCCTTGTGACACGACCGAGAGCGCCGTGGCTTGGGGCTCAGCAGTTGAGCGCAAGAATGGCCCAAGCGCTTTGATCTTTAGTCGCCAAAACTGCCCATTTGTTTCTCGCAGCAGTCAGCAGATTAAAGATATTGCTCGTGGCGGCTATGTCTTGCGCGATCCTCAGTCTGGAAAGATTGATGCAGTCATCATTGCCACTGGTTCAGAAATTGCCCTCGCATTGCAAACAGCTGATCGTTTAGAAAAAGACAGTGCAGGAAAGATCGGTATTCGTGTAGTTTCAATTCCATCAACAACTGTTTTTGATCAACAAGATGCTGCTTATAAAGTAAAAGTATTGCCAGCCAATATTCCACGCATTGCAGTTGAAGCTGGCGTTAGTGATTTTTGGTGGAAGTACGGTTGTGCAGCAGTGCATGGTGTCGATACCTTTGGTGAGTCAGCGCCTGCACCGGTGCTCTACGAATACTTTGGTTTAACAGTCGATCAAATTGCGAAGACTGTTCAGCAATGCATCACAAATAAGTAA
- the fur gene encoding ferric iron uptake transcriptional regulator, protein MNTNQNATPENLRDIGLKATGPRMKILDFFHQNGGTHFSAEDVFMALAKDDQEIGLATVYRVLTQFEQAGLLLRSHFESSKGDSRAIYELNEGRHHDHLVCLDCGHVEEFVDEAIEKRQRDIAKNLGFKLQEHSLAMYGHCQKKNCRNKQK, encoded by the coding sequence ATGAATACGAACCAAAACGCTACTCCTGAAAATTTGCGTGACATTGGCCTCAAAGCCACTGGTCCACGCATGAAAATCCTCGATTTTTTTCATCAAAATGGCGGAACCCACTTTAGCGCTGAAGACGTCTTTATGGCGCTTGCAAAAGACGATCAAGAAATTGGTCTGGCTACCGTTTATCGAGTGCTAACCCAGTTTGAGCAAGCAGGGCTCTTGCTCCGTAGCCACTTTGAGTCTAGTAAGGGTGATAGCAGAGCTATTTATGAACTCAATGAGGGTCGCCACCACGATCACTTGGTTTGCCTTGATTGCGGGCATGTGGAAGAGTTTGTGGATGAAGCTATTGAGAAAAGACAGCGCGATATTGCTAAAAACCTCGGATTTAAGCTTCAAGAGCACTCTTTAGCCATGTATGGGCATTGTCAGAAGAAAAACTGCCGAAATAAGCAAAAATAG
- a CDS encoding 16S rRNA (uracil(1498)-N(3))-methyltransferase encodes MPQFYLPGPWESQKPTPLTPEVAHHLRVRRIQTGETFPVFDGNGQVAKAELLSLAGKSGLAQLSDIRNDTHRETPYAITLAQGLAGGDKMDWIIEKAIETGAQIIAPLQCERSILKLTRSSDQERAQKRLVHWKGIIQAACEQCDRTVLAELEPIQTFDSYLQASPKPALKLLLSPDATKSIYSVLMETDPQDLVLMIGPEGGHTPEEEAQAQAAGYQIISLGERVLRTETAGLVAIAAVHSIWNPEMQNRLK; translated from the coding sequence ATGCCTCAATTTTATCTTCCCGGACCATGGGAATCCCAAAAGCCAACTCCCCTCACCCCTGAGGTAGCTCACCATTTGCGCGTGAGGCGCATCCAAACGGGAGAAACCTTCCCAGTATTTGATGGAAATGGCCAGGTAGCCAAGGCGGAACTGCTTTCTTTGGCCGGCAAAAGTGGTTTAGCCCAACTGAGCGATATCCGTAACGATACCCATCGTGAGACTCCATACGCCATTACTTTGGCCCAAGGATTGGCTGGCGGAGACAAAATGGATTGGATTATTGAAAAAGCGATCGAAACAGGGGCTCAAATCATTGCGCCATTACAGTGTGAACGCTCGATTCTCAAACTCACCCGCTCAAGTGATCAGGAGCGCGCCCAAAAACGCTTGGTACATTGGAAGGGCATCATTCAAGCAGCATGCGAGCAATGCGATAGAACTGTATTAGCAGAACTAGAACCCATTCAAACTTTTGACAGCTATTTGCAAGCAAGTCCAAAGCCGGCACTTAAATTACTGCTTAGCCCAGATGCCACGAAAAGCATATATTCCGTTTTAATGGAAACAGATCCCCAAGACCTAGTATTAATGATTGGGCCTGAGGGGGGCCATACACCCGAGGAAGAGGCTCAAGCACAAGCTGCAGGCTATCAAATAATTTCTTTAGGGGAGCGGGTGCTGCGGACTGAGACGGCAGGCCTTGTAGCCATTGCAGCCGTCCATAGTATCTGGAACCCTGAAATGCAAAATCGCCTCAAGTAG
- the gap gene encoding type I glyceraldehyde-3-phosphate dehydrogenase, which produces MTIRVAINGYGRIGRMVLRALYEDQVNGKPRRDIKIVAINAMGDIAINAHLTQYDSAHGRFPAEVSVDGDCMVVNGDRIKMFCTRNPAETPWGELGVDLVLECTGKFTSKEKAMIHIEQGAKKVLISAPGEKDVDATIVYGVNQNVLKPSDVVVSNASCTTNCLAPLVKPLLEKIGIESGLMTTIHAFTNDQVLTDVYHKDMRRARSAVTSMIPTKTGAAKAVGLVLPALAGRFDGFAMRVPVINVSVVDLTFAASRATSVDEVNTILKEASEGELKGILGFNTLPLVSIDFNHDPRPSIYDASQTRVSADGKLVKVLAWYDNEWGYSVQMLNAAEALMAV; this is translated from the coding sequence ATGACAATTCGTGTCGCAATTAATGGTTATGGACGTATTGGGCGCATGGTGTTGCGGGCCCTATATGAAGATCAAGTAAATGGCAAACCTCGCCGTGATATCAAGATCGTTGCGATCAATGCGATGGGTGATATTGCGATCAATGCCCATTTAACCCAATACGACTCTGCTCATGGCCGCTTCCCCGCGGAAGTTTCTGTTGATGGCGATTGCATGGTGGTGAATGGCGATCGTATCAAGATGTTTTGTACGCGTAACCCTGCAGAAACTCCTTGGGGTGAGTTGGGTGTTGATTTGGTTTTAGAGTGCACGGGTAAGTTCACCTCTAAAGAGAAGGCAATGATTCACATTGAGCAGGGCGCTAAGAAAGTATTGATTTCTGCTCCTGGCGAAAAAGATGTGGATGCAACCATTGTGTATGGCGTAAACCAAAATGTATTGAAGCCAAGCGATGTTGTTGTTTCTAATGCAAGCTGCACTACAAATTGTTTAGCCCCCTTGGTTAAGCCATTGCTAGAAAAAATTGGTATTGAGTCTGGCTTGATGACTACGATCCATGCATTTACAAATGATCAGGTTTTGACAGATGTTTATCACAAGGATATGCGTCGCGCGCGCTCTGCAGTGACCAGCATGATTCCAACAAAGACTGGTGCTGCAAAAGCGGTTGGTTTGGTCTTGCCAGCATTGGCAGGTCGTTTCGATGGCTTCGCAATGCGCGTGCCAGTGATTAACGTTTCAGTGGTTGACCTGACGTTTGCGGCTAGTCGCGCCACTAGCGTTGATGAGGTGAACACGATTCTGAAGGAAGCCAGTGAAGGTGAGCTCAAAGGCATTTTGGGTTTCAACACTCTACCTTTAGTTTCGATCGACTTTAATCATGATCCACGCCCCAGTATTTATGATGCTTCCCAAACTCGGGTATCCGCAGATGGCAAGTTGGTCAAGGTTTTGGCCTGGTATGACAATGAATGGGGTTATTCAGTCCAAATGCTCAATGCAGCCGAAGCGTTAATGGCTGTATAG
- a CDS encoding outer membrane protein assembly factor BamE: MALGAKINDLMIRSAMQNCFEFFSRFLSSLLRGLFTPVRGGLFAFALISLLGVVGCSTAVDNTQRAWVNTIFRPYVPDVVQGNFISSEQYSKLQLGMTREQVRQILGTPLLASYFHANRWDYVFEFKRNGQRIGAERHVTVYFDSDKLVKFEGDALPTEIELVAEIDDYSKKKRSFWDVITGSNKPPVTPPLQQPEIMVPSRTDNLLAGAPVPALPAASEGSFWDFFSFSKSADGQVIQPETLGPGALNAPVTPETKQ, encoded by the coding sequence ATGGCTTTGGGAGCTAAAATCAATGACTTAATGATACGGTCAGCCATGCAAAATTGCTTTGAATTTTTTAGTCGTTTTTTGAGCTCCCTTTTGAGGGGCCTATTCACCCCCGTTCGAGGAGGGCTGTTTGCTTTTGCCTTGATCAGCTTGCTAGGTGTTGTCGGCTGCTCAACAGCGGTTGACAACACTCAGCGTGCTTGGGTGAATACTATTTTCAGACCTTACGTGCCTGATGTTGTTCAGGGCAACTTTATTTCAAGCGAGCAATATTCCAAATTGCAATTAGGAATGACCCGCGAACAAGTTCGCCAAATTTTAGGAACGCCGTTATTGGCAAGTTACTTCCATGCGAATCGCTGGGATTATGTTTTTGAATTTAAACGCAACGGACAACGTATTGGTGCTGAGCGTCATGTGACCGTATATTTTGACAGCGACAAATTAGTTAAGTTTGAAGGCGATGCCTTGCCCACTGAAATCGAGTTAGTTGCTGAGATTGATGACTACTCCAAGAAAAAGCGCTCATTTTGGGATGTCATCACGGGCTCAAACAAGCCGCCGGTGACTCCGCCGTTACAGCAACCTGAGATCATGGTGCCAAGCAGGACTGATAACTTGTTGGCCGGAGCGCCAGTACCAGCTTTGCCCGCTGCAAGCGAAGGCTCTTTCTGGGATTTCTTCAGCTTTTCAAAATCAGCAGATGGTCAAGTAATACAGCCTGAAACTTTGGGGCCAGGCGCTTTGAATGCTCCAGTAACTCCAGAAACAAAGCAGTAA
- the dapB gene encoding 4-hydroxy-tetrahydrodipicolinate reductase codes for MKIAIAGATGRMGKMLIEAVLNTSDAQLVGALEHSACPQLGEDAGAFLGKKTGVVISADVAAVLANTEYLIDFTRPEGTMSHLAVAEKTGTKMIIGTTGLTSDQIANLKKASANLAIVFAPNMSVGVNATFKLLEIAAKMLNQGYDIEIIEAHHRHKVDAPSGTALKMGEVIADALGEKLDDVAVYAREGHTGERKEGSIGFATIRGGDIVGDHTVLFAGDGERIEISHKSSSRQSYAQGSLRAARFLQKQSSGLYDMQDVLGLRK; via the coding sequence ATGAAGATTGCAATTGCAGGTGCAACTGGCCGTATGGGCAAGATGTTGATTGAGGCCGTTCTCAATACATCAGATGCTCAGCTTGTAGGCGCACTTGAACATTCAGCTTGCCCGCAATTAGGTGAGGATGCTGGTGCATTCTTAGGTAAAAAGACTGGTGTAGTTATTTCTGCTGATGTTGCTGCAGTATTGGCAAATACTGAATATCTAATTGATTTCACAAGGCCTGAGGGCACAATGTCGCATTTGGCTGTAGCAGAAAAGACTGGTACCAAGATGATTATTGGTACAACCGGCCTAACGTCAGATCAAATTGCCAATCTCAAGAAGGCCTCAGCGAACTTGGCTATTGTGTTTGCGCCCAATATGAGTGTGGGCGTTAATGCCACATTTAAATTATTAGAGATTGCAGCCAAGATGCTTAATCAAGGTTACGACATTGAAATTATTGAAGCTCATCATCGTCACAAAGTTGATGCGCCGTCTGGAACTGCGCTGAAGATGGGTGAAGTGATTGCAGACGCTCTAGGTGAAAAGCTCGATGATGTTGCCGTCTACGCACGCGAGGGTCATACCGGAGAACGCAAAGAAGGATCCATTGGTTTTGCAACCATTCGTGGCGGCGACATTGTGGGTGATCACACCGTTTTATTTGCTGGCGATGGCGAGCGTATTGAAATTAGTCACAAGTCCTCAAGCCGTCAATCTTATGCCCAGGGGTCTTTGCGTGCCGCACGTTTCTTGCAGAAGCAAAGCTCAGGACTTTATGACATGCAAGACGTTCTTGGCTTGCGCAAATAA